In Myripristis murdjan chromosome 9, fMyrMur1.1, whole genome shotgun sequence, the following proteins share a genomic window:
- the creb3l3l gene encoding cAMP responsive element binding protein 3-like 3 like translates to MSLTEDLPDMDGAELLGLLFQGAENGTTEPFFPDGQGLIEDWLSEQDMLTGMDTEDFLSSLLEGDDSTAAICPSHSPLGSDSGISDDSSTAGGVGNNNPLGCPSPQGSDSDLVPSPSFSQPSPVYSDPATTPGELQTENLEAVAVQADHSYSLLQGSGRELDFLQSVRAEKPDTDVFIDLDDLESEETMEEDLTDELPCTLAIEDSTHDSKTDQFQFKEIVLTEEEKRLLAKEGATIPTHMPLTKAEERTLKRVRRKIRNKQSAQESRKKKKVYVDGLENRVAICTAHNLELQKKVQLLQKQNISLIEQLRKLQAMMKMSTMKTSTTSTCVMVFLLSFCLIVFPSVNPFGSNTGQKELYTPSSIVSRALRSVPSENTDVISNIDSEQQENFLMPQATVENTKAIFAGGQNNHTPDYQRVEQPDSETGVNSNSSADFPNPAQAAEMKPGSAGGVGNFQEGSIDAVVASAVAYEVPGSKENWIDRKPTSVILQQHRSDEM, encoded by the exons ATGTCACTGACAGAGGACCTTCCAGACATGGATGGAGCAGAGCTATTAGGGCTTCTCTTCCAGGGTGCAGAGAATGGGACCACTGAGCCCTTCTTCCCTGATGGGCAAGGACTCATTGAAGACTGGCTCTCTGAGCAGGAT ATGCTGACAGGCATGGATACTGAGGACTTTCTGTCCAGTTTGCTCGAGGGAGACGACAGCACAGCTGCCATCTGCCCCTCCCACTCTCCCCTGGGCAGTGACAGCGGCATCTCTGACGATAGCAGCACAGCTGGCGGTGTTGGAAACAACAACCCTCTGGGGTGCCCGAGCCCCCAGGGCAGTGACTCTGACCTTGTGCCCAGCCCCAGCTTCTCTCAGCCCAGCCCAGTATACTCAGACCCCGCCACGACCCCAGGAGAGCTGCAGACAGAGAACCTAGAGGCCGTCGCAGTTCAGGCAGATCATAGCTACTCTCTGCTGCAGGGTTCAGGGAGGGAGCTGGATTTCCTGCAGAGTGTGAGGGCAGAGAAGCCAGATACTGATGTCTTCATTGATTTGG ATGATCTGGAGTCTGAGGAGACAATGGAGGAGGATTTGACTGATGAGCTGCCATGCACTTTGGCCATAGAGGATTCAACACATGATTCAAAAACAGACCAG TTCCAGTTTAAGGAGATTGTGTTGACTGAGGAGGAGAAGCGGCTTTTGGCAAAAGAAGGGGCAACCATTCCCACACACATGCCTCTGACAAAG gcagaggagagaacCTTGAagagggtgaggaggaagatCCGCAACAAGCAGTCTGCTCAGGAGAGCcgcaagaagaagaaggtctATGTTGATGGACTGGAAAACAG GGTTGCCATCTGCACAGCACACAATCTGGAACTCCAGAAGAAAGTCCAACTGCTTCAGAAACAGAACAT ATCCCTGATAGAGCAACTGAGGAAGCTGCAGGCAATGATGAAAATGTCGACTATGAAGACAAGCACAACCAGCACTTGTGTTATG GTGTTCctgctctctttctgcctcattGTCTTTCCTTCAGTCAACCCATTTGGCAGCAACACAGGGCAGAAGGAGCTCTACACACCCTCCTCCA TCGTGTCCAGGGCCTTACGCTCGGTTCCGTCAGAAAACACAGATGTCATATCCAACATTGACTCTGAACAGCAAGAGAACTTCCTGATGCCACAGGCTACAGTGGAGAACACCAAGGCCATTTTCGCTGGTGGTCAGAACAACCACACTCCAGACTACCAGAGGGTGGAGCAGCCAGACTCGGAAACAGGTGTCAACAGCAACTCCTCAGCAGACTTCCCCAATCCTGCTCAGGCAGCTGAGATGAAGCCAGGGTCGGCCGGTGGAGTCGGAAACTTTCAAGAGGGATCCATTGATGCTGTCGTGGCGTCCGCTGTGGCCTATGAAGTCCCAGGATCTAAAGAGAACTGGATTGACCGGAAACCCACGTCTGTAATTTTACAGCAACACCGTTCAGATGAGATGTAG